TCGGGATCGCCCGCGCGCTGACCCTGAACCCGAAGCTGCTGATCTGCGACGAACCCGTCTCCGCGCTGGATATTTCCGTGCAGGGCCAGATCATCACGCTTCTGGAGGATCTCCAGGACGAACTGGGGCTAAGCTGCCTGTTCATCGCCCATGACCTCGCGGTGGTCCGCCATATCTCTGACGAGGTCGCGATCATGTATTTCGGCCGCATCGTCGAGAAGGCGCCGCGCGACCTTCTCTATGCCAATCCTCTGCATCCCTACACCCGCGCATTGCTCGATGCCGCGCCTACGCCCGATCCCGTGCTGGAACGGTCGCGGGATCACATCCCGCTGAAGGGCGAGCTGCCCTCGCCGATCACGGTACCGAAAGGTTGTCCGTTCCATTCGCGATGTCCGCTTGCCAGCAGGGAATGCCAACTCGCGGTTCCGCCCCTGCGCGAGGTCGAAGGGGGCCACCAGGTCGCCTGCATCAAGGTCTAGGCCCTGCCCGATCTGCAAACCCAGCCTGAAGCTGCGTCGAAGGAGATACTGATGCTGCGTTATATCCTGACCCGTCTCGCCCTTGCCGTCCCGACCCTGCTCGGCGCGGCCGTCGTCATCTTTCTGGCCTTGCGGGTCCTGCCGGGCGATGTCGTCGAAATGAAATTTGCCGCGGATGGTGCCGCGATCACGGAAGAAGCGCTCGAGCGCGAGCGCGAACGACTGGGCCTGAACGAGCCGCTGATCGTCCAGTTCGCGGACTGGATGGTCGGGCTGGCCACGCTGGACTTCGGCACGTCCATGTGGACGGGGCGCCCGGTGGTCGACGAGATTGCTCCCCGGCTTCCGGGCACCTTGCAGATCGCGGCCTTCGCCACGATCCTCGCCATGGTGATCGGCATACCGCTCGGCGCGCTGTGCGCACTGTCGCCGAACTCCGTCCTCGACTACGCCTTCCGCATCGTCACGTTGCTCGGGCTCGCGATCCCGACATTCTGGCTCGGCATGCTGTTCGTGTTGATGCTGCTCCAGTTCTTCAATTGGTTGCCGCCCATCACATATGTCTCCTTCTTCAAGGATCCGCTCGCGAATTTCGCCATCGTCTTCTGGCCGTCCCTGACGATTGCCGTGCGCTACGCGGCGATCATCGCGCGGATGATGCGGTCCTCGCTGATCGAGATCCTGACCGAAGATTATATCCGGACCGCCCGTGCCAAGGGCCTCAGGAACAGGATCATCACGGTGCGCCACGGCATGAGCAACGCCATGCTCCCGACCGTGACGCTGGTCGGGCTGGAGGCCGGTTTCCTCGTCGGCGGGGTCGTCGTGACGGAACAGGTCTTCAATATCAACGGCCTCGGAAAACTCCTGCTACAGGCCGCGAACAACCACGATTACGTCCTGATCCAGGCCATCGTCATGCTGACCGCCTTCGCGTTCATAACGGTCAACGTGATCGTCGATATCGTCATCGCCATTCTTGATCCCCGTGTGAGGTATTCCTGATGAGCAACGTCATAAGCACACTGTCGGGCCTGGTTGTGCCGAGGAAACGCGGTCTCGTCACGAGATTCGTCGTCGCCCAGCCGATCGCGGCGATTGGCCTAGCCGTCCTGATCCTGTTCTGTATCGCCGCCATCGGTGCCGATGTGCTCGCCCCCTACGATCCGACCAGCCTCAGCTATACCGACATCTTCGCACCGCCCTCGGCAGCGCACTGGATGGGCACGGATGAATTCGGACGCGATATTTTCAGCCGCATCCTCTACGGCGCGCGCACCGCGCTCACCATCGGGTTGGTCTCCTCAATCGTCGGCTGCACGGTCGGCGCGCTGATCGGCATCGCCTCGGCCTATTTCGGGGGAATCGTCGATCTGGTGATCCAGCGGATCATGGACATCCTGCTGGCCTTTCCCATCATCATCCTGGCGCTGGTGATCGTCGCGGCGCTCGGCCAGTACAAGATCGGTGAGGTCGATGTCAGCCTGTTGATCGCCATTGCAATTCCCGCCGTGCCCAATGTCGCACGCGTGCTACGGTCCTCAGCGCTTTCGGTGCGCACGATGCAATATGTCGATGCCGCCCAGGCCCTTGGTTTTAGCACGACACGCATCATTCTCCGGCATATCGCGCCCAACGTGATCGCACCCTATCTGGTGCTGCTCACGGCCTACATGGGACAGGCGATCCTGCTCGAAGCCTCGCTGTCCTATCTTGGCCTCGGCGTCGGCGAGCCTACCCCCGCTTGGGGACTGATGCTGTCCGGAACGGCCGCCGACGCCTTCCGCGACGCGCCTTGGCAGGTGCTGTTCCCCGGACTTGCGATCAGCATCACGGTCTTCGGTTTCAACCTGTTCGGTGACGGATTGCGCGATTGGCTGGATCCCAAGTTCGGCGATTGACACTCTCCGCGAAAGCAAAGGGCCCGCTGCATCGCATTGCAGCGGGCCCTTCGATTTATCCGCACATCGTGTTGAGCTGCTGCTCTACGTCTTCCCGAGCACGCGCACTGCGGCATTGCGTTGAGGCCAGATGGCATGAAGGGTCCTTTTGCGGAATTTCCACGCGCCATTCGTGAAGGCATAGACATCGTCGTAGATGACCAGCGCCTTCAAGGGATTTTCTTCGGTCCCGAAGACGAAATCGGTCAGGAAGCATCTGCCCTCGGCGGTCTGCTCGTCGAGCATTTCCACCCAATGCGTTGAGATCGTATGGAGCGTGGCGAAGGGAAGACCGTCGCCGATCTGCCGCGAGCGCTCGAATTCCTCGCGGATCGAAGGCCGTCCGACGACGGTTCCGCCGAAAAGCTCCCCGAATTCGTAGATCGCATCCTCCTCGAAAAGATCCGCCATCTCGTCCAACTGCAACTGGTCCCGAAAGTGACAGTATCGGATCGCAAGGCTTCTGATTTCCTCGATCGCAACGAGCCGGGAAAGTGGGTCCATCGTCAACTCCTGTATCTTGTGGCACCCGGAAAGGTCGCTGCCTGGCCGGCGCACCGGAAGACCGTCGCATGGACGCCCCCACCCGACAACCCGCCACATCGTTTCATAAACGGACCGGTTCGATGCGTTTTTGTTTCTATTGGGTCATAGATGCGCAGGGTATGATTCTCGGGGTTGATAGATGCTTCTGGTCGAAATCGGTCAGGCGAACACAACCCAGGGAGGAAACATGAAGCAAGAATCCATGAAGATTGACGCCGGCGGCGAAGCGATTGATCTGGAAGTGATCAGAGCGAAATACGCCGAGGAGCGCGACAAGCGTCTTCGCCGAGACGGAATCAATCAATATATTGAAATATCAGGTGATTTTTCCGAATTCGGGAAGGATCCCTATGTTGCCGAAGACCTGAAACGTGATCCGGTCGTCGAGACGGTGGAGATCCTGATCCTGGGCGGTGGCTTCAGCGGCATCATCGGTGCGAAGAAGCTGATCGAGGCCGGTTTCGAGGATATCCGCATCATCGAAAACGGTGGCAACTTCGGCGGCACATGGTACTGGAACCGCTATCCCGGCGCGCAATGCGACGTCGAGTCTTATATGTATCTTCCGTTCCTGGAAGAGACCGGCTACATGCCTAAGGAGAAATACTCCGGCGCCGATGAAATCCGCGAATATCAGTATCACCTCGGCAAGACCTTCGGCCTCTACGACAAGGCCCTTTTCCAGACTCACGTATCCGAACTGACCTGGGACGAGGCCAGGACCCGCTGGATCGTGCGGACAGACAGGGACGACGAAATCCAGGCCCGCTTCGTCATCATGGCCTGCGGCAACCTCCATCGGCCCAAACTCCCCGGTATTCCGGGAATTATGGAGTTCCAGGGGAAGATGTTCCACACCAGCCGCTGGGATCATTCCTATACCGGAGACGATCTGAGCAAACTGGCGGACAAGAAGGTCGCATTGGTCGGCACCGGCGCGACGGGTGTTCAATGCGTACCCTTCATTGCCGAAAAGGCCCAGCAACTGAATGTCTTCCAGCGGACACCTTCGGTGGTTGCCGCGCGCAACAACCAGAAGACGGATCCGGATTGGTTCAAGGACCTCCAGGCGGGCTGGCAAAGGGAGCGGCGGGAGAATTTCTACTCCCTTGTCTCCGGCGTGCCGCAGGAAGTCGATTTAGTGCAGGATGGCTGGACCGAAATCATGCGCATCCTCGGCTCAGTGCTCTACAAGGCCGACGACGCGGAAGGCGCGGCCAAACGATCCAAGCAGGACATTGATCTTGCCATGGAATATGCTGACGCCGAACGGATGATGCAGGTCCGGAACCGGATCGAGGAAATCGTCCAGTCCCACGAAGTGGCCGAAAACCTCAAGCCCTGGTTCCGCTTTTTCTGCAAGCGGCCCACCTTCAACGACGGTTACCTCCAGGCCTTCAACCGGCCCAACGTGACTCTCGTCGACACCAAGGGACTGGGGGTCGAGCGGATTACGCCCACCGGCGTGGTTTCAGGCGGTGTGGAATATCCCACCGACCTGATCGTCTTCGCGACGGGCTTCGAAGTCGGCACGGATTATTCACGCCAGCTGGGCCTCACGATCACCGGCACCGATGGACTGACGCTGTCGGATCATTGGGACGAGGATTACCAGACATTGCACGGCATCTCGATCAACAGATTCCCGAATCTCATGGTCATCGGACAGGTGCAGAGCGTCGGCGGCGCCAATATCGTCCTCGCCTCCGAAACCCAGGCAGATTACATCGTCGAACTGATGAAGGAAACCCGCCGCAAACGGGCCAAACGGTTCGAGCCCACCGACGAAGCTGTCTCTGCCTGGGTCGAGCATTTCCACGAAAAGGGCCTGAAGAATGAGGAGTTCCTGCGCAACTGCACGCCGGGGTACTATAACAATGAAGGCCAGCCGGGAGAGCGCAAGGGCTTCATCTCCGCGCGCTACGGCGCGGGGCTGTTCGCCTTCAACGAGCTCGTCGAACAGTGGAGAAAGGACGGGTTCGAAGGCATGACATTCCAGCTCGAACAAGACTGATCGGTCCCCGCCGGCGGCGTGCGCCGCCGGACGATACCATACCATGCAGATGTGCTGTCCCGACGAAGGGCAGCACATTTCTGCGGGAGGGGGCACCGGGCCGTTGATAGTGACGGCGGAAACGAAGGGACTTGCGCCGAACCTTCTCTGCCAGCCCGGATTTCCTAATTTCTTCGTTCATTTCAAATCTGAAGGGTCTTTGGAGGTCACCCAGACACATTCAGCGAGGATTGGCGGCTGCATTTTCATATAGCGGGTTTCGGGGGTGGGGCCTGGGCATGTCAGTCAAAGGCCTAAAGGCTGAAATCGATGAACATGAGATCGTCTCTAAGAAACGCGAAGTCATCCGCCGGTTCCAAGGCATTGGCGTTGCCTCTTTCCTTTTGACAAAGTGAGGCGCACGTTTTCTTCGCTGAAAATAACCATGGCACAGAATATATACGACAATCCCGATTTCTTCGCGTCTCAAGCCGACTTTCCCCGACAAGCCTCCTGCCCCGCCTCTAGCCAAGCTCCTCTGACAGTGCCCTTCTGACAAGAGCGATGCCACTTCTCGTCGGTATATCTGATCGCCATCACGCCTGCTTCAGCTGGCCGCCATGCGCGCATGTCGATGGTTCAGCGGCGCACAAACGATTAGCTGCAGCAAGTGGAATACCATGATCGGCAGCACCAGCATTGATATGTCGTGGCCTGCAAAAAGCGCCGTCGCCATTGGTAGGCCCGTGGCCAGCGACTTGGTGGAGCCGACGTAGAACAGCGCGCTCTCCTCGGGCCTAGCCAGGCCGAAAAGCTGCGCCAGCGGCCGTGTAAGGAGCATCATCACCCCAAGTACCACGCCGCAAGTCAGGATCAGCACGCCCAGCACGACCGGCGGCAACCGCGCCCATACCCCATTCGTCACGCCAGCCGAAAACGCAGTGAACACGATCAGCAGGATTGCCCCCCGGTCGATCGCCTGAACGACACCCGCCCCCCGCAGAAACACGCCCGAAATCAGCGGTCGGACAAGCTGGCCCAGCAGGAAGGGCACCAGAACCTGCTCGGTGATGCGCACAAGGGCCGACGCCTCGATTCCGAATGCCCAACTGTCGGGAATGAGCAGCAGAAGCATCAGCGGCGTCAGCACGACGCCCAGCAGGTTCGACAGCGACGCCGCGCAGATGGCGCCGGCGACATTGCCGCGCGCGAGCGAGGTGAAGGCGATGCAACTGTTCACCGTCGAAGGCAGGCAGCCCACGAACAGCAAGCCCGTCATGATCTCGACCGGAAGCACCGTTCCCGCGACGGGCGCGATGACAAGGCAG
The nucleotide sequence above comes from Celeribacter indicus. Encoded proteins:
- a CDS encoding ABC transporter permease encodes the protein MLRYILTRLALAVPTLLGAAVVIFLALRVLPGDVVEMKFAADGAAITEEALERERERLGLNEPLIVQFADWMVGLATLDFGTSMWTGRPVVDEIAPRLPGTLQIAAFATILAMVIGIPLGALCALSPNSVLDYAFRIVTLLGLAIPTFWLGMLFVLMLLQFFNWLPPITYVSFFKDPLANFAIVFWPSLTIAVRYAAIIARMMRSSLIEILTEDYIRTARAKGLRNRIITVRHGMSNAMLPTVTLVGLEAGFLVGGVVVTEQVFNINGLGKLLLQAANNHDYVLIQAIVMLTAFAFITVNVIVDIVIAILDPRVRYS
- a CDS encoding ABC transporter permease — encoded protein: MSNVISTLSGLVVPRKRGLVTRFVVAQPIAAIGLAVLILFCIAAIGADVLAPYDPTSLSYTDIFAPPSAAHWMGTDEFGRDIFSRILYGARTALTIGLVSSIVGCTVGALIGIASAYFGGIVDLVIQRIMDILLAFPIIILALVIVAALGQYKIGEVDVSLLIAIAIPAVPNVARVLRSSALSVRTMQYVDAAQALGFSTTRIILRHIAPNVIAPYLVLLTAYMGQAILLEASLSYLGLGVGEPTPAWGLMLSGTAADAFRDAPWQVLFPGLAISITVFGFNLFGDGLRDWLDPKFGD
- a CDS encoding nuclear transport factor 2 family protein; the encoded protein is MDPLSRLVAIEEIRSLAIRYCHFRDQLQLDEMADLFEEDAIYEFGELFGGTVVGRPSIREEFERSRQIGDGLPFATLHTISTHWVEMLDEQTAEGRCFLTDFVFGTEENPLKALVIYDDVYAFTNGAWKFRKRTLHAIWPQRNAAVRVLGKT
- a CDS encoding flavin-containing monooxygenase: MKQESMKIDAGGEAIDLEVIRAKYAEERDKRLRRDGINQYIEISGDFSEFGKDPYVAEDLKRDPVVETVEILILGGGFSGIIGAKKLIEAGFEDIRIIENGGNFGGTWYWNRYPGAQCDVESYMYLPFLEETGYMPKEKYSGADEIREYQYHLGKTFGLYDKALFQTHVSELTWDEARTRWIVRTDRDDEIQARFVIMACGNLHRPKLPGIPGIMEFQGKMFHTSRWDHSYTGDDLSKLADKKVALVGTGATGVQCVPFIAEKAQQLNVFQRTPSVVAARNNQKTDPDWFKDLQAGWQRERRENFYSLVSGVPQEVDLVQDGWTEIMRILGSVLYKADDAEGAAKRSKQDIDLAMEYADAERMMQVRNRIEEIVQSHEVAENLKPWFRFFCKRPTFNDGYLQAFNRPNVTLVDTKGLGVERITPTGVVSGGVEYPTDLIVFATGFEVGTDYSRQLGLTITGTDGLTLSDHWDEDYQTLHGISINRFPNLMVIGQVQSVGGANIVLASETQADYIVELMKETRRKRAKRFEPTDEAVSAWVEHFHEKGLKNEEFLRNCTPGYYNNEGQPGERKGFISARYGAGLFAFNELVEQWRKDGFEGMTFQLEQD
- a CDS encoding bile acid:sodium symporter family protein, translated to MTFQFPALALRRLGLSAHTLALVGMVLLASVLPARGAFADVLHDAGWWIIAIVFFLHGARLSTSTVIMGLTNWRLQLACLLATFLISPVVCLVIAPVAGTVLPVEIMTGLLFVGCLPSTVNSCIAFTSLARGNVAGAICAASLSNLLGVVLTPLMLLLLIPDSWAFGIEASALVRITEQVLVPFLLGQLVRPLISGVFLRGAGVVQAIDRGAILLIVFTAFSAGVTNGVWARLPPVVLGVLILTCGVVLGVMMLLTRPLAQLFGLARPEESALFYVGSTKSLATGLPMATALFAGHDISMLVLPIMVFHLLQLIVCAPLNHRHARMAAS